The genomic segment TGTATGTTTTCGTCGCTGAGGCTGATAAGAATCTGCGTGGTGCGCCCGTTCTTGCCCCCCGTCGCGAAAGAAACGTATCCTCTCCTGTTGGACTGTTTGACCGGATCGTCCGGAATCCGCGCCTGCATCCAGGCTGCGTTGACCTTCGGGTCGCCGTTGATCCCGAACTGCACCAGGGCTCCGTACATCACCCGGAAGAACCGGCAGTTGTCATAGTAGCCGTTTTTGACGAGATTATAGAAACGGTCAGCCCCGTTCGGTGTCCATGCCCGTCTTACCTGGACAACAAAAGTGCCTCTTGTGGTTTCGAATCTTGCCTGAAAGTTGTCCGGCGCCCTCTCCGTCAAATTGGCCGGATTCATGATCTTTTCGTTGCTCGATGGTGCGCCGTCCTGCTCCAGTGCGAGTCCCAGAGCCAAGGCACAAAGCAGTGACAGGACTGCCAAAAACCCTCTCGTCATCAAACGCATCGATCCTTCTCCTTATCTCATGGATGTCACATAAATTGCAGCATACCGCGATACCATGCCGCAGGCATCGCAAAAACCGGCGCAGTATATCATCAATCGCACCAGATTGGAAAATCGGATGCTTTCCGCCGCGGCGGATGGTACCCTGCATCCGCAAGACAAAAGCAAAATACGATCAACCGATGCGGAGATTTCCTATGAATCGCTGGTCTCGTCTCTCACTCGTTTTGATGGCGGCAATGGCGCTGGCCTTCGGGGCGATACAGCCTGTTGCGGCGCAGAAAAAGCCCACGATCGACCAGTTTATGTGTCCGGCCTATCCTTTCGGCCTGGTCTCGGCCGCGAAAGTCGACCGGCTGGCGTGGCTGGCATACGACCAGGGCAAACGCAACGTGTACACGGCTGTTGCGCCCGCGTTCCGGCCCGTCCGCCTGACGTCGTTTCTCAACGATGACGGCACCGACATATCTGATCTCAGCATCTCCGCCGACGGATCGATCGTGGTGTTCGTGCGCGGGAGTGGGCCCAATCGTGAAGGCTGGATCGCAAATCCCACAAGCGATCCCGGCGGTGCCGAGCGCGCGATCTGGGCAGCGCGCACGGCCGCTCCCGGCATCGCGTGGCGTCTGGCTGAAGGCGCAAGTCCTCAGCTTTCTCCGGACGGCCGCTCGGTGCTCTATGTGAAGGAGGGCCAGATCTATCGCGCGCGTGCCACCCAGACCCCTCCGGCCTCAAAGATGGATAAGGGTGAAGAGCCATTCATCAAAGCGTGGGGGACGAACGGCAATCCGCGCTGGTCGCCGGACGGCACAAAGATCGCCTTCGTCAGCAGCCGCGTCGACCACAGCTTGATCGGCCTCTATGACATTCGCACGCGCGCGGTGAACTTTATCGCGCCGAGCGTAGATCGTGACACCAGTCCGACGTGGTCCAGGGACGGCAAGCAGATCACGTTCATCCGACGCCCGGGTCTGCCGTTTGGCCAGCAGGCACAGCAGGGCGGCGGCGGTCTCGGATTGCCGAACGGTCCCGCCTATGTGCCGGGCACGGCCGCACAAGGCCGGGGTGCCGGCCGCGGCCGTATGGGCGAGCCACCCGCGCCGACACTGATACCGCCGCAGAACCAGCCGGGCGCACAGCGTGGACAGGCGAGCGGCGGTCAAACGGGTGTGAGCCCGGCGGCCATGCAGGTGCCCGGCCTCACGCGCGCGACCTTCAGGGGCGGCTATACCCTGTCTTTCTGGGTGGCGGACCCGGCGACGTGTGACGCAAAGGAGGTCTGGCACACCACCCCGGACGAGCGTGTGTTCACAAACATCAACAGCATCCAGTGGGCCGGGGGCCACGTCATCTTCCCTATGAGCAACCTCCAGGGCGACGAGTGGGAACGCTACTTCTCCGTGAGTCTCTCGGGCAGCCTCACATCGAAACCGGTGCTGCTCACGACCACGGACGGGTTGATTGAAGGTGCGACGGATGTAGCGCTCTCGAAAGACGGCAATACGCTCTACTATTGTACAAACGCACAGGACATCGAGCGGAGGCACATCTGGACCGTGCCGACGTCGGGCGGCACACCAAGGCAGGTTACGCTCGGCGAGGGTATTGAAACATCACCGGTGCCGCTCGCCTCGGGCAAGCAGCTCGCGGTGCTTTCTGCCGACGCGAAGCGCCCGCAATCGGTGGGACTGTTTCCGTCGGGGGGAGGCAAACAGCAGCAGGTGATCTTCCCCATACTCCCGAAGGAGTTCCCCATTGACGCGGAAGCCGTGCCCGAGCTGGTGCTCCTCAAATCGCCGGACGGCCTCGAGATTCACGATCAACTGTTCCTGCCGAAGAACCTCCAGCCAGGCGAGAAGCGGCCGGCGATGATCTTCGTGCACGGCGGTCCGGTGCGCCAGATGCTGCTCGGCTACCACTACATGCACTTCTACCACATTGCATATGCCGTCAACCAGTGGCTGGCAAGCCAGGGGTACGTCGTGCTGTCGGTGAATTATCGCAGCGGTATCGGCTATGGCAGGTCATTCCGGAACGCGCCGAACACGGCCGGCAGGGGGAACTCCGAGTATCAGGACGTGCTCGCCGCCGGCAAGTACCTGCAGTCACGTCCCGACGTCGATCCAAAGCGGGTCGGCATCTGGGGCTTGTCGTACGGCGGCTTGCTCACCGCCCAAGCGCTCGCCAGAAATTCCGACATCTTCTCTGCGGGTGTGGATCTCGCGGGTGTCCACCTCTACGGCAGTTCGCTCGACCCGGCAGACGTGTCCTATCAGTCGTCTGCCATCGCAGCCATCGACAAGTGGAAGTCACCTGTGCTTCTGATCCACGGCGACGACGATAGAAACGTCGCGTTTCAGCAGACGACCGGGCTCGTTCAGCTTCTGCGGGCGCGCGATGTTTATTTCGAGCTCATCGTCTTTCCAGACGACACGCACGAGACGCTGCTGCACAAGCGCTGGCTCTATCTTTTCGGGAGAATGGACGAGTTCCTGAAAAAATTCCTGTCCGGCAATTGAATTGAAAATGAGGCCACGAAATGCACGAAAGCGCCTTTGCGGATTTCGTGGTCTCTATTGTGCATCCGGTGATTTCGAAGATCCCGACGCTATTTTTTGGCTGTCAGCCGCTTCACCTCGGCATCGCGCTCGAGGTAGCTTTCGCCGTTCGTAATCCAGGTCTCTGCCGGTTCATCTTTCAGGTAGTGCGCAAACCAGGCTAGGATGCGGTGCTGGTAATCGACCTGATTCTTTTTCTGCCGCAGGCCGTGATCCTCGCCGTTGTATACGAGGAACACGACGTTCTTTTTTGCGCGCCGCGCGATGTTGTAGAGCTCGACGCTCTGATGCCAGAACACGGTGCCGTCGGCGTCGCCCTCTTCGAGCAGGAGCGGCACGGTCATTTTGTTCACGGTCATAATCGCGGAGTTGGTGACGTAATCCGGCAAGTCTTCCCAGAGCGGCACCTCCATGCGCTCCTGGCCCGTCTCGATGTGATCGGTCTCTGCGATGCCCGGACCCCAGTGATGATCGCCGTACATGCTGACAAGATCCGTCAGGGGCGCGCCGGCAACCGCGGCAGCAAAGACACCGTTTGTGTTGGTGGCAAGAAACGCCGCGTCGAATCCTCCCCATGAATGCCCGACGCATCCGACGCGCTTGGGATCGATCATTCCCGTCTGCAGCACTTTTTTCACGCCCGGCACGACACACTGAACCACGGACACCCCGGGCTGCCGCGGCGCAAAGACGATGTCCGGCTGGAAGACAAAATAGCCGTGGCTCGTGAAGACGGAGGTGTTGTAGTAGTCGCGATCCGACGGCGCGACGTAGCGGTGGACATTCTGCGAGAGCAGCTCGTACATGTAGACAATCATCGGATACTTCTTGCCCGGTTCGTACCCGGCCGGGTAATACAGTGCGCCCTGCAGCGCCTGGCCTTTGTCCGTCTTGTAGTCAACCAGCTCACTGCGTCCCCAGACAAAATTGCTTTGGAACGGATTGGTCGTGGTGACCTGCTTCGCGTCCTTCAGGTCGGCGCCGCCGACAAAAATGTCGGGTGAGTCGTCGTAGTCCTGGGAAATGTATCCGTACACCTCCGCCTCTTTAGCCTTCGCAAGCGATCCCACGCTCTTGTCGAGCCACACGAGGCGGCTGACACCGCCGGCGGGCTTGAGCTGCGCGTAGCCCGACTTCTTCGTTCGGTCACCGTACACGCTCAGGTACACGGGCTTGCCGAGATCGATCCACTCTTCGGCAGGATCGATTCGAACCAGGCGATGGCGAACCTGCTCGGATGCGCCGTCCGTCAGCCGCTGGGCCTTCGAGCCGTCAGTCGCCAGCTGCCAGACGTCGAATTTGTCATAGAGGAGAACAGCCGCATCGTCTTTCGTCCAGCCGGCAACGCCGAAGGGCGGCTTCTGCTTGATCGTCTGGTCCGATTCCTTATCGATGAACGATGTCTGCACGGCTTTGGTGAGGTTGGTAATCGCGCGCGAGGCGAGATTGACCGTCCAATACTGATCGTCCTGCAGGAAGAGCAGGTATTTGCCGCCGGGTCCCGCCTGGACATAGCGCTCGATGAGGTTGTCTCTGAGCTTTGTTCTCGCACCGGTCGTGATGTCCGCAAGATACAGGTCGGCGCCCGGACGGCCGATGGTCCGATCCATCGCGTACTTCGACCATTCTGCGACGGTGGCGAAATTCGTGTGCCGGATGGGCGTCACCTGTTCGCTGACCGGGTCCTTGCCGAGCTGCACGAACCTGCCGTTGCCGAGCTGCCACGCGGCCAGCATGTTGCGTCGTCGATCGGCTGGGGCATCGACTTTCTGCTTGGGCTGGACGACCACGTCGCCCCAATGCCAGACGTCCAGGCCCGCGGGTTCGTCCACTGCGGCAGTGCCGGCGCCTCTGCCGCCTCGTCCCGCCGGAACCGCTTTGTCATCCCACCTGGCGATCCCCAAGAACAGTACGGCGCCGTCGTCCGACCATGAGAGGCGGCGGAACGAAACGGTCCGCATGCCCGCCGGGAAGTTAGAATCGGCCGTGGGATCGTAGGTGCGCATGCGCTCGCCCTTGCCGAGCCCCGTCCAGGACAGCACCGCGTAGGTCGAGCCATCTTTGCGATCATCGGTCTTCGCCCGGAGCACGGCGAGATCCGGAACATCTCTCCGCCACGCCAGATCCGAGTAGGTCGTGGCTGCGGAATCGAGCACGCGCAACACGGAAGTCTCCGGATCAAACAGGTGCACGCCGTTCCCCATTTTGCCGGCGGCGCTGATGACCATGGCCAGCATATGGCTGCGCTCGGAGTCCTGCCACGCGAACTGGGACACGTTGCCGAAGGACATCTCGCTTCCGCCGGCGAGTTTCCGGACAATGAGCGTCGTGCCCGGCGTTTCCTCAGATCCGTCGGAGCCGCCCGCTCCCCCGCGCCCGCCTCCTGCGCCACGTCCCGGCGGCGCAGCCGAGCCGGATGCGCGCTCCGGCCCGTACGGCCGCAGCGCGATGTAGGCGCCGTCGGGGCTGAAGGAGAACGACTCGATCCCATCAACCGTCGAGACCTCGCCGGTCGTGAGGTTCAACAGGCCGAGCTTGTTCTGCACCGGCCGTTGCTCGCTCCTCAGTCTTTCCTGCTCGGCCTCCGATTGACCGATGCTGTAAGCAAGCCATTTCGAGTCGGAGGAATAGACCGGCTGCGCCCCAAAGGCGGCAATCGTCGTGGTGCCGTCCGCCAGTTTGGTTACCCGCAGCTCGTTGTTCCGGTTGGATCGGTTGATGGCGTAGGCAAGCCAGCGGCCGTCGGGCGAGAATCCTCCGCGGCCGCCCGCAGGCGCCAGTGATTCCCACTGGCCGTAGTCGGCGAAAGTGGCCGGCGCCTTGGTCTGCGCGCCCGTCGTTATCGTCAATGCCAGGAAAAGGAGAAGAGCGGTGAGCGGATTTCGTCGCATTATATACCTTCCTTGTTATTAGCAGAGCAGCTGACCAAGACCGAATGGTCAGCGTCGGTCAGCGTTTTTCCGCGTCCAAGACTGCATTTTGGTCACATATTCATGAATCATCCGGGCTAAGGAACCGCGGGTGCGGCACGGGGCACTGCAGATCCCAAATCTGCGTGCCTCTGCGCGCATCTGCAGTTTCGCCCTATTGACGGTCGGCGCCGGCAGCGGCGCCCGGGGATGCCTTGAGCATTCTCATTACCTCTTCGATCGCCGCCTGGAGTTCGCGGTCGACTCCCTTGATCTCATCCATGGGGGTGTTCTGCACCCACAGGTCCGGGGGCACGCCGTAGTTCTCGAGGTTGATCCCGTAGTTGTTGGGCTTAGTAGGATCGTAGGTGACGGCGAGCTGACTCGGCGTGCGCACGCTCCCGCCGTTGATGAGCGAGTAGCTCCCGGTCCAGATCACGCCCCCGGCCGTGGGCGTGCCTACGATGCGGCCGAGCCCAAGCGTCCGGAACCCCATCGGCGTCGCCTCGCCATCGGAGAAGGAGCGCTGATTGATCATCATCACTTTGGGCCCCGCGATGGCCTGTTGCGGGCGCCGCCCCCACGTGCGCGCCCCGCCGCGCGAGTTAGTGAACATATATGGCCGCCGTTCGATAATGTCGAGCAACTGCTCGTCGATGTTCCCGCCGGTGTTGAAGCGGACGTCGATGATGATCCCCTTCTTGTTCCAGAAGCGGTTGATCTCGTTCTGGAAGCGCTCGAGCGACGTCTGGTCCATCGAGCGGATGTGGACATACGCGATCTGCCCGTTCGTCGCTTTCTCGACGATGTCACGATTGTTCAACACAAATTCTTCATACCTGATGTTGTTGAGACTGGTGACGCTCGCGATGCGCACGACGCGCGCGCCTTCCCCGCCCGCCGTCTTCGCCACCCTCACGGGGATATACTCGTCCGCCGTCGTACTCAGGATCTTCCAGTAGTTGTCGCCTGCCTTGATCTCCTGGCCGCCGATGGCAAGCACGTAATCGCCGACCTTGAGGTTGAGCCATTCCTTGTCGGCCGGACCGCTGCGATAAATATGATTGATACGGTACTTTCCCTCCGCCGGCTCCAGCTCGAAGCCGAGGAACCGCGTGGTGTAGAGCCGCGGCATCGTGCGTGAGGCGGGCCCGCTCATACCCGTGTGCGAGCTGCTCATCTCGCCGATCATGGCATTCCCGAGATCGTAAACATCCTCGTTCGTCCCCGCGTATGCGAGCAGTGGCTCATACTTGGCCTTGATCGCCGCCCAGTCGTAGCCATTCAGGGCCGGATTGTAGTAGCGATACTTCATGACCCGCCACATTTCTTCGAACATCTGCTTCCACTCGGCGCGCCGGTCGACGCGGATCTCGAGCGCAAAGCCGACGCGATCCTCACGCTGCGGCGAGGAGAGAACCAGGCGGTGAACCTCCTGACCCTGGGCGCCGCCGCCGCGGCCCGCCGGCGCCTGGTCCGCAGCGGTGCGGGCCGCGGTGGCGCGGAAGAAGATCGCGCGCCGGTCCGCCGTCGGCGTCATGCCGGGAAATGATCCGCCGGCAAGCCGCCGGCTGTCGCGGCCGTCGATGCCGATTGCGAAAAGGCCCGTGTTCTGAGTATCAGCTCCGGCGGCCGGCGCAGCACCGCGGCCGGGACCAGGAGCAGGACCGGCGCCGCGGCCGCCACCGCCGCCGCCGGCGGCATAGTAGATCGTGCGGCCGTCGGTCGAAAGGAAGAACCCGGTCACCGCCGCACTCCCGCGCGTGAGCTGGATGGCGCGCTTTTCGATTCCGTCCAGATCGATTGCAGCCGGCGGCGCAGCTGCCACGGCGCCACCCGAAGCATCGGGCGCAGCCCCACCACCGCCGCGCCCTCCGCGCCCACCGGCGGCAGCCGAGGTGCGGCGGATGCGCTCTCGTACGAGCGGATCGTTCGGGTCTTCGGTAAGCTTCGTGAGCGAGACGGCAAAGAGCTGGTTCGCTGCGCCGTCACGGTTGGAGGTAAAGACGACCGTTTTACCGTCTGGGGTAAGTGCAGCACTTGTCTCGCTGACTGGGCTCTGTGTGACGTTGTACTCCTTCTTGGCGCGGATGTCGAAGAGGTAGATCTCGGAGTTCTGGTCTTCGTCGCGCCGGCTGTAGACCAGCCAGGTTCCGTCGGCAGAATACTGCTGGATGTTGAATCCTCCCGCGATGTTGTTCGCCAGCTCGCGAGGCTGGGGCTGGGCGCTGGATAAGTCCACTTCCCAAATCCTGTTGTCGCCGGTGTAAACAAGCTTCTGCGAATCGGGTGACCAGACGACGTTGGCTTTCTCCGACTGCTGGTTCGTGAGGCGCTGGCGCGCTCCGCCGGCAAGGTCGAACAACCACCCTTCCTGGTCGCCCGACTCGTCGGAGATGTAAGCGATCTTCTTGCCGTCAGGGGAATATCTTTCGTTGCTCTCACGCCACGGGGTCGTGGCCACCGGCATCTTCTCGCCAATCCCCTGCTCGCTCGGCACAATCTGGATGTCGCCGTGGAAGTCCACCGCAACGTACTCACCGTTGGGAGACGGACCGAAGCCGTCGGCGCGACTGTCGGACGTAATGACGTCGAGGTCGCTATCCTTCGGATCGAACGCCAGCGGAATGGAGAGCTTCCTGGGCGTGCCGTTCGGCAGGTCGAGCGTCCAGAGATCGAAGTCGTTCTGATAGATGAGCTTTTTGCCGTCAGGTGAGATCGTGGGGAAGAACACTCCCCCCGCCTTCAGGTGCGTCACCTGCTGGGGAGTGCCCCCCTTGGGCAAGATGCGCCAGATGTTATATGTGCCGTCGCGTTCGGATGAGAAGTAAATCATCCCGTCCGCGCCCCACATGGGATACACATCGTTCACGTGGTTTCTGTAATCGCGCATGTCCGTGTTGGTGATGTCGACAATCTGAGAGGTCTTGACGTCCATCACCGTGAGCCCGGGTGCAGAGTTGCCTTTGAATGCCTTTCGCCAAACGCCGGTGGAGGGAAGCGCGCGATTGTACGCCACCATGCTCCCGTCCTGCTTCATCATGCCCAGGCGAGCCGTACCCATGCCCATGGGTTCCGGCGGCCCCCCGTCGAGCGGCAGGCGATACAAAGGCGAGCCATAGGCGTTGGGCCCGCGGTTGCTCGAAATGATGATAGCCTTGCCATCGGGAGCCCAATACAGCGCCTGATCGTCACCGGAGTAGAAGGTAAGCTGACGCGGCTCGCCGCCGGTCGAGGGAATCACATACACGTCGTTGTTGCCGGCGCGATTGCTGGTGAATGCGATCCACTTCCCATCCGGAGAGAAGCGTGGGGAGAAGTCATTGGCAATGTGTGCCGTCAGACGGTGGCCGTTGGACCCGTCGGCATCGGCCACCCAAACGTCATCGTGATAGGTGAACGCGATGCGCCCGTCGTTGGCAATGTGCGCCAGATGCGCGAACTTGATCGGCACGGGACCTTCCTGCCCGCGCCAGCCCACAACCACAAACAAAAGCGAAATCAGCAAAATGATTTCGAGTTTTGCCTTATTCATAATAATCCCCCTTGGCGGCTTCCTAAACGATGCCCTTTCGGTCTGAGTTTGATTGCTGGGAGGATAAGACGGTTGCCCCATAAAGAAAACCCTTTTCTTCCAGGAATTGAGCAGATGCCCCGGAGCCGCCCCAAATCAGCAACCGCAAAATACACGAAACATACCAAGAAGGGGTTTAGAGTGTTTCGTACTACTTACCCACAGATCCTTGCCATTCAGGCAAAAGAAGCAAAGGATCAACGCAGAGGTCGCGGAGAGAAGTCATGCAGAGGCAAAGATCCTCTGCAGCCTCTGCGCCCTCTGCGTTGAGGCTTTAGGCTGCAGATATTCCGCACCGTGGATTTCGTGGTCTCATAATGTCAGGCCTGACACCGGATACGCACAAGACCTGCGTTGAACGCCGGGCACGTCCGATGTTAGACTGGCCGGGCTCGGTGCAGGTCCGGTCCCTGCAGCCGCGCGCGCTTCACCGCGATCAGCCGGCGACAAGCCGGGCGGTCGACAAGATCCGGCACGCCCACCATTGTTCCGGCATGGGAGGAAAATATGGAGTTCTTGAACTTCATCATTTTGTTCAGCATCGTATTTCTGTTGCTGCGCAAGCCCGAAAAGGAACGCCTCGCGTTCGGCCTGCTTGTCGTCAGCGTTGTCCTCATGGTTGCGCTGTTTTTCATCGCCACCAGAACAGCACTCCTGCCGGGAGTCAATTACTGAGGCCGCAGAGGCCGTCGAGGGAGGCATCCCGTGAAACGTGACCTTCTGTATACCGTCCTTGCCGTCGCCGTGCTGCTACTGTCGGTCGTCCCCGTGGGGAGCGCCGTCTTCCTGCTGGGGTTCGTCTATGGGGATTCACCGTGCGTAATGTGTTGGGAACAGCGCACGGGCATGGCGATCATCGCGCTCATCGGTCTTTTCGTGCTGCGCTATGGTCCGCGTCCAAGATACATCGGATTGTCCGTGCTGGTGGGCGCCTGGGGTGTTTTCATGAGCGTGCGGCACACAGGGATGCATGCGGCACGCGACGTCGGGCAGGGCTTCAGCGTCGAAATTATGGGCGCTCATACTTATACCTGGGCCCTGTTCATCTTCTGGGTGTGCGTCGTGACGATGGGCGTCCTCCTCATGTCGCTGAAGGAGATTGAC from the Terriglobia bacterium genome contains:
- a CDS encoding peptidylprolyl isomerase, which encodes MNPANLTERAPDNFQARFETTRGTFVVQVRRAWTPNGADRFYNLVKNGYYDNCRFFRVMYGALVQFGINGDPKVNAAWMQARIPDDPVKQSNRRGYVSFATGGKNGRTTQILISLSDENIQLDAQGIAPFGTIVKGTDIVNAFYAEYDPPMGKRGPEESRLQIEGNAYLDKSFPKLDYIKSATIVSDAKK
- a CDS encoding prolyl oligopeptidase family serine peptidase; protein product: MNRWSRLSLVLMAAMALAFGAIQPVAAQKKPTIDQFMCPAYPFGLVSAAKVDRLAWLAYDQGKRNVYTAVAPAFRPVRLTSFLNDDGTDISDLSISADGSIVVFVRGSGPNREGWIANPTSDPGGAERAIWAARTAAPGIAWRLAEGASPQLSPDGRSVLYVKEGQIYRARATQTPPASKMDKGEEPFIKAWGTNGNPRWSPDGTKIAFVSSRVDHSLIGLYDIRTRAVNFIAPSVDRDTSPTWSRDGKQITFIRRPGLPFGQQAQQGGGGLGLPNGPAYVPGTAAQGRGAGRGRMGEPPAPTLIPPQNQPGAQRGQASGGQTGVSPAAMQVPGLTRATFRGGYTLSFWVADPATCDAKEVWHTTPDERVFTNINSIQWAGGHVIFPMSNLQGDEWERYFSVSLSGSLTSKPVLLTTTDGLIEGATDVALSKDGNTLYYCTNAQDIERRHIWTVPTSGGTPRQVTLGEGIETSPVPLASGKQLAVLSADAKRPQSVGLFPSGGGKQQQVIFPILPKEFPIDAEAVPELVLLKSPDGLEIHDQLFLPKNLQPGEKRPAMIFVHGGPVRQMLLGYHYMHFYHIAYAVNQWLASQGYVVLSVNYRSGIGYGRSFRNAPNTAGRGNSEYQDVLAAGKYLQSRPDVDPKRVGIWGLSYGGLLTAQALARNSDIFSAGVDLAGVHLYGSSLDPADVSYQSSAIAAIDKWKSPVLLIHGDDDRNVAFQQTTGLVQLLRARDVYFELIVFPDDTHETLLHKRWLYLFGRMDEFLKKFLSGN
- a CDS encoding prolyl oligopeptidase family serine peptidase, whose translation is MRRNPLTALLLFLALTITTGAQTKAPATFADYGQWESLAPAGGRGGFSPDGRWLAYAINRSNRNNELRVTKLADGTTTIAAFGAQPVYSSDSKWLAYSIGQSEAEQERLRSEQRPVQNKLGLLNLTTGEVSTVDGIESFSFSPDGAYIALRPYGPERASGSAAPPGRGAGGGRGGAGGSDGSEETPGTTLIVRKLAGGSEMSFGNVSQFAWQDSERSHMLAMVISAAGKMGNGVHLFDPETSVLRVLDSAATTYSDLAWRRDVPDLAVLRAKTDDRKDGSTYAVLSWTGLGKGERMRTYDPTADSNFPAGMRTVSFRRLSWSDDGAVLFLGIARWDDKAVPAGRGGRGAGTAAVDEPAGLDVWHWGDVVVQPKQKVDAPADRRRNMLAAWQLGNGRFVQLGKDPVSEQVTPIRHTNFATVAEWSKYAMDRTIGRPGADLYLADITTGARTKLRDNLIERYVQAGPGGKYLLFLQDDQYWTVNLASRAITNLTKAVQTSFIDKESDQTIKQKPPFGVAGWTKDDAAVLLYDKFDVWQLATDGSKAQRLTDGASEQVRHRLVRIDPAEEWIDLGKPVYLSVYGDRTKKSGYAQLKPAGGVSRLVWLDKSVGSLAKAKEAEVYGYISQDYDDSPDIFVGGADLKDAKQVTTTNPFQSNFVWGRSELVDYKTDKGQALQGALYYPAGYEPGKKYPMIVYMYELLSQNVHRYVAPSDRDYYNTSVFTSHGYFVFQPDIVFAPRQPGVSVVQCVVPGVKKVLQTGMIDPKRVGCVGHSWGGFDAAFLATNTNGVFAAAVAGAPLTDLVSMYGDHHWGPGIAETDHIETGQERMEVPLWEDLPDYVTNSAIMTVNKMTVPLLLEEGDADGTVFWHQSVELYNIARRAKKNVVFLVYNGEDHGLRQKKNQVDYQHRILAWFAHYLKDEPAETWITNGESYLERDAEVKRLTAKK